In Litoribrevibacter albus, a single window of DNA contains:
- the cysM gene encoding cysteine synthase CysM, which yields MSQDYPTIEQCVGNTPLVRLQRLNPNPSNVVLVKLEGNNPAGSVKDRPALSMIQQAEERGDIKPGDCLIEATSGNTGIALAMAAAIKGYRMILIMPDNMSEERKLAMTAYGAELITVTKEEGMEAARDLALQMQDEKKGVVLNQFGNTDNPLAHYKGTGPELWQQTNGQITHFVSSMGTTGTIMGTSRYLKEMNPDIRIVGLQPQEGAAIPGIRRWPIEYLPSIYEDFRVDEKVDMSQEKAEQVMKDLAKKEGIFCGVSSGGAVAAALELSERVNNATIVAIICDRGDRYLSTGVFND from the coding sequence ATGAGCCAGGATTATCCAACGATTGAACAATGCGTCGGTAATACCCCTTTAGTTCGTCTTCAGCGATTAAACCCAAACCCAAGTAACGTTGTTCTGGTGAAACTGGAAGGCAACAATCCGGCTGGATCAGTGAAAGATCGACCTGCATTGTCGATGATTCAACAAGCCGAAGAACGTGGTGATATTAAACCGGGCGATTGTTTAATCGAAGCAACCAGCGGTAATACGGGGATTGCGTTAGCGATGGCGGCGGCGATTAAAGGCTATCGAATGATTTTGATCATGCCGGATAATATGAGTGAAGAGCGTAAGCTGGCGATGACGGCCTATGGTGCGGAATTAATTACCGTAACCAAGGAAGAAGGCATGGAGGCGGCTCGGGATCTTGCATTACAGATGCAAGACGAGAAAAAGGGCGTCGTGCTTAATCAATTTGGTAATACAGATAATCCGTTAGCCCACTATAAAGGGACTGGCCCGGAGCTTTGGCAGCAAACCAATGGTCAGATCACCCATTTTGTCAGTTCAATGGGGACGACAGGTACGATCATGGGGACGTCTCGCTATTTGAAAGAAATGAATCCGGACATCCGCATTGTTGGACTTCAGCCTCAGGAAGGCGCAGCGATTCCTGGAATTCGCCGTTGGCCGATCGAATATTTACCTTCCATCTATGAAGATTTTCGTGTGGATGAAAAGGTCGACATGTCTCAAGAGAAGGCGGAGCAAGTCATGAAAGATCTCGCTAAGAAAGAAGGGATCTTCTGTGGTGTCTCTTCAGGCGGAGCGGTTGCGGCTGCGCTGGAATTGTCTGAGCGAGTCAATAATGCGACCATTGTCGCCATTATTTGTGATCGGGGTGATCGATACTTATCAACCGGTGTCTTTAACGACTAG
- the rlmD gene encoding 23S rRNA (uracil(1939)-C(5))-methyltransferase RlmD encodes MAKSTSGFKNKRRGGYRKPANNIQTSGKQGGSSSGSPQFIEVDVDRLSYDGKGIARFNGRACFIPDALPGEKVKAQITAANNKRVEAKLIKVLEASTERVTPQCPVYEECGGCDLQHMSHQSQIAHKQTVVEQLLLRGTDLEQVSWHEPIVSENQGYGYRRKIRLACYYDASCQVLKVGFRAARSKKIVPVSDCAIVTNEMKALLKAVYGLVEQLHQDVTKTSVLRQFAHIECVADQDSQSVCFRLLERLPEPVESIVSQWAETNELNLWFRVGNEPLTLKRGMESVSCLKDGVKLAYSPEDFLQVNAGVNDNLVQRVMEVLNIQASDRVLDLFSGLGNFTLSSAKRAKRVKAVEAIDVMVEKSLDNARLNQLENVDAEVQDLFDEAALQWLDDSCDCLILDPPRAGAELISQHVGRTKARRIAYVSCNPQSLARDSQWILQQGYQLDSLTLLDMFPQTSHIETLAVFTK; translated from the coding sequence ATGGCAAAATCTACTTCCGGTTTTAAAAATAAACGTCGTGGTGGCTATCGTAAGCCCGCTAACAATATTCAGACATCAGGTAAACAGGGAGGCAGTTCCAGTGGCTCCCCTCAATTCATTGAAGTCGATGTCGATCGGTTATCTTATGACGGAAAGGGGATAGCTCGCTTTAATGGACGTGCGTGTTTTATCCCTGATGCATTACCGGGAGAAAAGGTTAAGGCGCAGATTACCGCAGCGAACAATAAGCGAGTAGAAGCAAAGCTCATCAAGGTTTTGGAGGCCAGCACTGAACGGGTTACACCGCAGTGTCCTGTCTATGAAGAGTGTGGTGGGTGTGATTTACAGCACATGAGTCATCAATCCCAAATAGCTCATAAGCAAACCGTTGTTGAGCAATTGCTGCTTCGCGGAACCGACCTGGAACAGGTAAGCTGGCATGAGCCAATTGTCAGCGAGAATCAAGGTTATGGATATCGTAGGAAAATTCGCCTCGCCTGTTATTACGATGCGTCATGTCAGGTGCTCAAAGTAGGGTTCCGAGCCGCCCGAAGTAAGAAAATTGTCCCTGTCTCTGACTGTGCGATTGTTACTAACGAAATGAAAGCCTTATTAAAGGCGGTATACGGTTTAGTAGAGCAGCTCCATCAGGATGTCACCAAAACAAGCGTACTTCGTCAATTTGCCCATATTGAGTGCGTTGCTGATCAAGACAGTCAGTCGGTCTGTTTCCGACTATTGGAGAGGTTGCCTGAACCAGTTGAGTCGATTGTCAGTCAATGGGCTGAGACAAATGAGCTGAATCTTTGGTTCCGAGTGGGGAATGAGCCTTTAACCCTGAAACGGGGTATGGAATCCGTCTCTTGCCTGAAAGATGGCGTAAAGCTTGCCTACTCTCCAGAAGATTTCTTGCAGGTGAACGCCGGGGTTAATGACAACCTGGTGCAGCGTGTGATGGAAGTCTTGAATATTCAGGCCTCAGATCGGGTGTTGGATTTGTTCAGTGGCTTGGGCAACTTTACTCTATCCAGTGCGAAACGCGCCAAGCGTGTAAAAGCCGTTGAAGCGATAGATGTAATGGTAGAAAAGTCACTGGATAACGCCAGGTTGAATCAGTTAGAGAATGTCGACGCGGAAGTTCAGGATTTATTCGATGAAGCAGCGTTGCAATGGCTTGATGATTCGTGTGATTGTCTGATTTTAGACCCGCCTCGAGCGGGTGCGGAACTGATCTCGCAGCATGTAGGTCGAACCAAAGCAAGACGCATCGCTTATGTCTCTTGCAACCCACAGTCGTTGGCTCGGGACAGCCAGTGGATTTTGCAACAAGGGTATCAATTGGACAGTCTGACCTTATTGGATATGTTTCCTCAGACATCTCATATTGAAACGTTGGCGGTTTTTACAAAATAA
- the mazG gene encoding nucleoside triphosphate pyrophosphohydrolase, producing MTEQKYNLDDLIHLMDRLRDPEGGCPWDLKQTFDTIVPHTLEEAYEVAEAIAKQEWGELRKELGDLIFQAIFYSKLADEQGWFDFHDVIDGLVSKMLRRHPHVFPDGRLRGQSQDNASISDETLHQQWDAIKARERSLASKDGAQSASALDNITDGLPGLIKAWKLQKKASKVGFDWDDLSGVKEQLISELKEVEEAQDPDHIEEEIGDLLFCCVNLARHHGVHPESALMKANLKFERRFRAMERLAEERQQDFTALTLDEKDQLWRDVKALERKSG from the coding sequence GTGACCGAACAAAAATACAACCTTGATGACTTGATTCATTTGATGGATCGATTGCGCGATCCCGAAGGCGGTTGCCCGTGGGATCTCAAACAGACCTTTGACACTATTGTTCCTCATACGTTGGAGGAAGCGTATGAAGTGGCCGAAGCCATTGCCAAGCAGGAGTGGGGGGAACTCAGGAAAGAATTGGGTGACTTGATCTTTCAGGCAATTTTTTACAGTAAGTTGGCAGACGAGCAAGGTTGGTTTGATTTTCATGATGTGATTGATGGCTTGGTGTCTAAAATGCTTCGCCGTCATCCTCACGTGTTTCCTGACGGGCGCTTACGTGGCCAGAGTCAGGATAATGCCTCAATATCTGATGAGACACTGCATCAGCAATGGGATGCCATTAAAGCCCGGGAGCGTAGCCTAGCCTCTAAAGACGGTGCGCAATCAGCGAGTGCACTCGATAATATCACTGATGGATTGCCAGGGTTGATCAAGGCTTGGAAGCTTCAGAAGAAAGCCTCTAAGGTCGGTTTTGATTGGGATGATTTGAGCGGGGTAAAAGAGCAGTTAATCTCCGAGTTGAAGGAAGTAGAAGAAGCACAAGATCCAGATCATATTGAAGAAGAGATTGGGGACTTGCTGTTTTGTTGCGTGAATCTGGCCAGGCATCACGGTGTTCATCCTGAATCTGCTTTGATGAAAGCCAACCTGAAGTTTGAACGCCGATTTAGAGCTATGGAAAGGTTAGCAGAAGAGCGACAACAGGATTTCACTGCCTTAACTCTGGATGAAAAAGATCAACTGTGGCGCGATGTAAAAGCGTTGGAAAGAAAATCGGGCTGA
- the acpS gene encoding holo-ACP synthase codes for MIVGIGTDICDIARMERVIKRQAKFVDRVLTEPELAQYHQRKTPSVFLASRFAAKEAALKALGTGLAQGISWKDVEVSNLASGQPVLTFSGRASEIAQEKGVSIIHLSLSDEQSHAIAFVVLESD; via the coding sequence ATGATTGTAGGAATTGGCACCGATATTTGTGACATTGCTCGAATGGAGCGTGTTATCAAACGTCAGGCAAAGTTTGTTGATCGTGTTCTTACTGAGCCAGAATTGGCTCAGTATCATCAACGAAAAACGCCAAGTGTCTTTCTGGCAAGCAGGTTTGCGGCAAAAGAGGCTGCCCTTAAAGCATTAGGTACCGGGCTCGCTCAGGGAATCAGTTGGAAGGATGTGGAAGTCAGTAACCTGGCATCCGGGCAACCCGTCCTTACATTTTCTGGGCGTGCCAGTGAGATTGCTCAAGAAAAAGGGGTGTCAATTATTCACCTTTCGCTTTCTGATGAGCAATCTCATGCCATTGCATTTGTAGTACTTGAATCAGACTGA
- the pdxJ gene encoding pyridoxine 5'-phosphate synthase, with amino-acid sequence MTNKILLGVNIDHIATLRQARGTQYPDPVYAAAIAEEAGADGITVHLREDRRHIQDRDIYVLKETLTTRMNLEMAITDEMVAIAEKVKPAHCCLVPEKREELTTEGGLDVVGNEAQVASAVKRLAEAGIEVSLFIDPEPAQLEAAVRCGAPVVELHTGAYAEAESHDVELAELKRVESAVRFGLDKGLIVNAGHGLHYHNVQPIAAIPGINELNIGHAIIARAVFSGLSEAVTEMKRLMREAAV; translated from the coding sequence ATGACCAATAAAATTCTTCTTGGCGTCAATATCGATCATATAGCAACCCTACGCCAAGCTCGTGGTACTCAATATCCTGATCCTGTCTATGCGGCGGCTATTGCAGAAGAAGCAGGCGCTGATGGCATCACTGTTCACTTGAGAGAAGATCGTCGACACATTCAGGATCGTGACATTTATGTCTTGAAAGAGACTCTGACGACTCGAATGAATTTAGAGATGGCAATCACGGATGAAATGGTTGCTATTGCAGAGAAAGTTAAGCCGGCTCATTGCTGCTTGGTGCCTGAGAAACGTGAAGAACTGACCACCGAAGGTGGCTTGGATGTGGTTGGCAACGAAGCTCAGGTTGCAAGTGCTGTTAAACGTCTTGCTGAGGCGGGCATTGAAGTTTCGTTATTCATCGATCCTGAGCCAGCACAGCTGGAGGCCGCAGTTCGATGCGGTGCTCCGGTAGTAGAGCTTCACACTGGTGCCTATGCCGAGGCGGAATCTCATGATGTTGAGTTAGCTGAGCTTAAACGAGTAGAAAGTGCCGTTAGATTTGGCTTGGATAAAGGTTTGATCGTTAATGCTGGTCATGGCCTGCATTACCACAATGTACAGCCTATTGCTGCGATCCCGGGGATTAATGAATTAAATATTGGTCACGCGATCATAGCTCGTGCAGTATTCAGTGGCCTTTCTGAGGCCGTGACAGAAATGAAACGCTTGATGCGTGAAGCGGCCGTATGA
- the relA gene encoding GTP diphosphokinase, whose amino-acid sequence MVTVRQDQPLTTDGHLDADQWLQLLSDKVEIQDIAQIRYACHVAEVAQFSSEFGENTWPEGYGCMNVGIEMAEILADLQLDQDTLVAAIVYRAVREERLSIERVRTELGETVANLIEGVLQMAAIGTLVSPTNNIVLGQQQTQMDNIRKMLVAMIDDVRVALIKLAERTCAIRAVKNAGRERKMRVAREVFHVYAPLAHRLGIGHIKWELEDLSFRYLEPLSYKRIAKLLEEKRLDRQKYIENVIELLQQSLERMNIDAEISGRVKHIYSIWRKMQRKKIPFDQVYDIRAVRILVKEVRDCYAILGVVHSLWKHIPQEFDDYIASPKPNGYQSLHTAVIGPSGRSVEIQIRTFDMHEDAELGVCAHWLYKGTDTKSKKDAYEEKIMWLRQVLEWQDDMGSLDGLGDELDLGVAQDRVYVFTPNGHVVDLPSGSTPLDFAYKVHTEVGHACRGAKVNGKIVPLNYKVKTGEQIEILTAKEAKPSRDWLNSDLGYLNSGRARAKVQHWFKEQAREQNIIDGRELLIPELKKVSLQKIDLEKLASLLTIPSEEELFARIGAGDLRLGQVIHAAQSFLKPVKPEEKAVELSQPKPRGNEDIQVLGVGSLMSTLASCCKPVPGDPIVGYITRGKGVSIHRQDCPNVLYLQKTDDERMISVDWGHEPTDTYPVDIKITAYDRPGLLRDITLILANEGINLTAMHTQSDKSESIATMIITAEISDLSDLSRVITKIDQLPNIIDAHRHSD is encoded by the coding sequence ATGGTTACAGTTCGACAAGATCAACCTCTAACTACGGATGGGCATCTCGATGCCGATCAATGGCTGCAACTGCTGTCAGATAAGGTTGAAATCCAAGACATCGCTCAGATTCGGTATGCCTGTCATGTGGCGGAGGTAGCCCAGTTTAGCTCCGAATTTGGCGAAAACACCTGGCCTGAAGGCTATGGTTGCATGAACGTCGGCATTGAAATGGCTGAAATTCTGGCTGACCTGCAATTGGACCAGGACACTCTTGTCGCCGCTATTGTCTATCGTGCTGTTCGTGAAGAACGATTATCCATTGAGCGGGTTCGAACTGAACTTGGTGAGACGGTTGCCAACCTGATCGAAGGTGTTTTGCAAATGGCCGCCATTGGAACGCTGGTTTCCCCTACCAATAATATTGTACTTGGCCAACAGCAGACCCAAATGGATAACATCCGGAAAATGCTGGTGGCAATGATCGACGACGTACGAGTTGCTCTGATCAAGCTGGCAGAACGGACGTGTGCCATTCGTGCGGTTAAGAATGCCGGTCGTGAACGTAAGATGCGTGTGGCGAGGGAAGTGTTTCATGTGTACGCCCCTCTCGCACATCGATTAGGCATTGGTCACATCAAGTGGGAATTGGAAGATTTATCTTTCCGCTATCTTGAGCCGCTTTCTTACAAGCGCATTGCCAAACTGTTGGAAGAGAAGCGATTGGATCGCCAGAAGTACATAGAAAATGTTATCGAATTGCTTCAACAGTCTTTGGAGCGGATGAACATCGATGCTGAGATCAGCGGTCGGGTGAAACATATTTACAGCATCTGGCGGAAGATGCAGCGTAAGAAGATTCCGTTTGATCAGGTCTATGATATTCGAGCCGTTCGTATTCTGGTGAAAGAAGTTCGGGATTGCTATGCCATCCTTGGGGTCGTGCATTCATTGTGGAAGCACATTCCTCAGGAGTTTGACGATTACATTGCCTCGCCTAAGCCAAATGGTTATCAGTCATTGCATACGGCTGTAATCGGACCGTCAGGACGTTCGGTAGAGATCCAGATTCGTACGTTTGACATGCATGAAGATGCAGAGCTGGGAGTTTGTGCTCATTGGCTATATAAAGGCACTGATACCAAGTCCAAAAAAGATGCCTACGAAGAAAAAATTATGTGGCTTCGTCAGGTGCTTGAATGGCAAGACGATATGGGCTCTCTGGACGGGCTTGGGGATGAACTGGATCTGGGGGTCGCCCAAGACCGGGTGTATGTGTTCACCCCGAATGGCCATGTGGTGGATCTTCCTTCGGGGTCAACACCGTTGGATTTTGCCTACAAAGTACACACCGAAGTAGGCCATGCCTGCCGTGGTGCCAAGGTGAATGGGAAAATTGTTCCTCTGAACTACAAAGTGAAGACTGGGGAACAGATTGAAATTCTGACCGCAAAAGAGGCCAAACCGAGCCGTGACTGGCTGAACTCGGATTTGGGATATCTGAACTCTGGTCGGGCTCGTGCCAAAGTACAGCACTGGTTTAAAGAGCAGGCAAGAGAACAGAACATCATTGATGGTCGTGAGCTGTTGATTCCTGAGCTTAAGAAAGTTTCTCTACAGAAGATTGACCTGGAAAAATTGGCCAGTCTTTTGACCATTCCTTCCGAAGAAGAGTTGTTTGCTCGTATTGGTGCTGGTGATTTACGACTTGGGCAAGTGATACATGCAGCCCAGTCCTTCCTTAAGCCTGTGAAGCCGGAAGAGAAAGCGGTTGAATTGTCTCAACCTAAACCAAGAGGTAATGAAGATATTCAGGTGCTTGGGGTGGGCAGTCTTATGTCGACTTTGGCATCCTGCTGTAAGCCTGTACCTGGTGACCCTATTGTGGGCTACATCACCCGAGGAAAAGGCGTCAGTATTCACCGTCAGGATTGTCCTAATGTCTTGTATCTTCAGAAGACAGACGATGAACGTATGATTTCTGTGGATTGGGGGCATGAGCCTACGGATACCTATCCGGTTGATATTAAGATTACGGCGTATGATCGCCCCGGCTTATTACGTGATATCACGTTAATTCTGGCGAACGAAGGAATTAACCTTACTGCAATGCATACACAATCTGATAAGAGTGAAAGCATTGCTACCATGATTATCACGGCGGAGATCAGTGATCTATCCGACTTAAGTCGAGTGATCACCAAAATTGATCAGCTACCAAACATTATTGATGCTCATCGTCACAGTGATTAG
- the recO gene encoding DNA repair protein RecO produces MRERVDFESACLIHHRVVGEQDAVVTVFSRRYGRLSLWVQGKLSQPGSIPLFKPMLISWRSKGSSHQLIKLEVDSAYPTLLKAELTSEYLFSAFYVNELIQHFLPELADSSSLYDDYLWYLESMAQRVFIEPVLRIFERQLLISSGWLNDLSVDLLTGEAIRADAYYIAVNHEHYGVGVTLLRAEPQTYHSAQVSNEIEATKTSQACRILGATLIAFNSNNLSNQVSLNEVKGLMRWFIRCLLNGKPLKSRSLFKSFKLTL; encoded by the coding sequence ATGCGAGAGCGAGTAGACTTTGAGTCCGCTTGCCTGATTCATCACCGGGTAGTGGGTGAACAGGATGCTGTCGTTACTGTGTTTTCAAGGCGCTATGGGCGCCTTTCTTTGTGGGTCCAGGGAAAGTTAAGTCAACCTGGATCCATTCCTTTATTCAAGCCAATGCTGATTTCCTGGCGGAGCAAAGGAAGTTCTCATCAGCTCATTAAGTTGGAAGTTGATTCGGCATACCCCACCTTATTAAAAGCGGAACTGACTTCTGAATATTTATTCAGTGCGTTCTATGTCAATGAATTGATACAGCACTTTCTGCCAGAGTTGGCTGATTCATCATCTTTGTATGATGATTATCTCTGGTATTTGGAGTCGATGGCACAAAGAGTGTTCATCGAGCCTGTGTTGAGAATCTTTGAACGTCAATTGTTGATTAGTTCTGGTTGGTTGAATGACTTGTCGGTTGATTTGCTGACCGGAGAGGCGATTCGCGCTGATGCATATTACATTGCAGTCAATCATGAGCATTATGGTGTTGGGGTAACACTATTGAGAGCAGAGCCTCAAACGTATCACTCAGCTCAAGTCAGTAACGAAATTGAAGCTACTAAGACCTCACAAGCTTGCCGAATTCTTGGGGCGACGTTAATAGCATTCAATTCAAATAATCTGTCGAATCAGGTGTCTTTAAATGAAGTTAAAGGGCTGATGCGATGGTTTATCCGTTGTTTATTGAATGGAAAACCGTTAAAAAGCAGATCTCTATTCAAAAGTTTTAAACTGACATTATAA
- a CDS encoding response regulator produces MKNWGIQSRILLITLLPLIAISCVLGGYFIKVRLDDLDTLVEQRGLATIRQLAPACEYGLVSNNKDVLQKVANSTLNELDVRSARIYNRFQNEIVHSGPDMKIIDDRDELPNEIQIRHFQDSIRLITPIFAQNLASYENLDLSAIGFKQDELFSEKIGWAELELSLTNTELKKYQALLTSCLLLFSGILVCTIITIRFSREITTPLIKLTQAVESIKQGNLDVRINSESGGELRILESGINSMASSLKTAYDEMQQSIDQATEDYRQTLEQIEIQNVELNLTRREALKASQIKSEFLANMSHEIRTPLNGIIGFTNLILKTQLTARQLDYINTIKKSSEGLLAIINDVLDFSKIEAGKLVLDKTPMNLRDLVEDVLTMMAPAGQDKGLELVSLVYSDVPGDLIGDPLRLKQIITNLVNNAIKFTNKGSVIVRTMLEEQKQNTVTLKISVTDTGIGMTEDQQQELFRAFTQADTSTTRQYGGTGLGLVISKKLVEHMGGDIGVESALNQGSTFWFTVKIQKAEESNTIYEVNRLMEKRALIFDTHPTARLALSHCIQQWEMDADEVDDLDILEELAFQANESQSPFDTIIMGVGQDQLESQQIIETIRRLQEHLNLPIIVLINTTDQQTVQRFQLLNVSCLTKPIISAKLHETLINNFFYPAQLHKHNVHEHLPEHSKVPQKGIHILAVDDNEANLKLLRTLLEDLGHKVSEAKNGAEAVEQVQIEVPDLVFMDIQMPVMDGVEATKTIRSLDERKYLQIPIIALTAHALSGEKEALIQAGLNDYLTKPVSEDQLSATIAKWVDKGVGATSQATNTPILLEPNRPKLELPGTQISTQQGIRHENASQENPTQDNSEMNGNSVDIEECLKLAANKEDLAKDMLSMLVASFDRDIPPITSALANGSRNDLLNSVHKVHGGTRYTGVPKLREICHNFESAIKEDAPNVQIEEYYQAFLAEVDTIKAWVSASDWIVTDQK; encoded by the coding sequence ATGAAAAATTGGGGCATACAATCTCGCATCCTGCTTATTACGCTTCTGCCTCTGATCGCGATTTCCTGTGTTCTGGGCGGATACTTCATTAAGGTCAGATTGGATGATCTGGATACGCTGGTAGAACAGCGTGGCTTAGCCACTATTCGTCAGCTTGCCCCAGCGTGTGAATATGGTCTGGTGAGTAATAATAAAGACGTTCTTCAGAAGGTGGCGAACAGCACTCTCAACGAACTGGATGTTCGTTCTGCCCGCATTTACAACCGATTCCAAAATGAGATTGTTCACTCTGGCCCAGACATGAAAATCATTGATGACAGAGACGAACTACCTAATGAAATTCAAATCCGCCATTTTCAAGACTCCATTCGACTGATCACGCCTATCTTCGCTCAAAACCTCGCCAGCTATGAAAATCTCGACTTATCCGCCATTGGCTTCAAACAAGACGAACTGTTTTCAGAGAAAATCGGTTGGGCCGAATTGGAACTGTCTTTAACCAATACCGAACTCAAGAAATATCAGGCTTTGTTAACTTCCTGCCTGCTGTTATTCAGTGGCATTTTAGTGTGTACCATCATTACCATTCGATTCAGCCGGGAAATTACGACCCCGCTGATAAAACTGACGCAAGCGGTGGAAAGTATTAAGCAAGGCAATCTGGACGTTCGAATCAATTCAGAATCCGGAGGCGAGTTACGTATTCTGGAAAGCGGGATTAACTCCATGGCCTCCTCCCTGAAAACAGCATACGACGAAATGCAGCAGAGCATTGATCAGGCCACCGAAGATTACCGACAAACCCTCGAACAAATCGAAATCCAGAACGTGGAACTAAACCTGACTCGTCGAGAAGCACTTAAAGCGAGCCAGATTAAGTCTGAATTCCTGGCAAACATGAGTCACGAGATCCGAACACCGTTGAACGGGATTATCGGATTCACCAACCTTATTTTAAAAACCCAGCTTACTGCTCGACAACTGGACTACATCAACACGATTAAGAAGTCCTCCGAAGGCCTACTCGCCATTATCAATGACGTTCTGGATTTCTCGAAAATTGAAGCCGGTAAATTGGTGCTCGACAAGACGCCAATGAATCTCAGGGACTTGGTAGAAGATGTACTGACCATGATGGCACCTGCCGGTCAGGACAAAGGACTCGAACTTGTATCCTTGGTCTACAGCGATGTACCCGGCGATTTAATCGGTGATCCGTTACGCCTTAAACAAATCATCACCAACCTGGTCAACAACGCCATCAAATTTACCAACAAAGGCAGTGTCATTGTTCGCACTATGCTGGAGGAGCAAAAACAGAACACCGTCACCTTGAAGATATCGGTCACGGATACTGGAATCGGCATGACAGAAGATCAGCAGCAAGAGCTGTTCAGAGCCTTTACTCAAGCCGACACTTCCACCACCCGACAATATGGTGGAACCGGCCTCGGGCTTGTGATCTCGAAAAAACTGGTGGAACACATGGGCGGCGATATCGGCGTTGAAAGTGCTCTCAACCAAGGGTCAACCTTCTGGTTTACAGTCAAGATTCAAAAAGCCGAAGAGAGTAATACCATATATGAAGTAAATCGTCTTATGGAGAAACGTGCGCTTATTTTTGATACTCACCCAACAGCACGTTTGGCCCTGTCTCATTGTATTCAGCAGTGGGAAATGGACGCAGATGAAGTCGATGACCTGGACATCCTTGAAGAGCTGGCCTTCCAGGCAAATGAGAGCCAATCCCCCTTCGACACCATCATTATGGGAGTAGGCCAGGACCAACTTGAAAGTCAGCAAATCATTGAAACCATAAGGCGACTCCAGGAACACCTGAACCTTCCTATCATTGTGTTAATCAATACCACGGATCAACAAACGGTTCAGCGCTTTCAGTTGCTGAATGTTTCTTGCTTAACCAAGCCGATTATTTCAGCGAAATTGCATGAAACACTCATAAATAATTTCTTCTATCCCGCACAACTTCATAAACATAATGTGCATGAACACTTACCTGAGCATTCAAAAGTACCTCAAAAAGGCATTCATATTCTTGCTGTGGATGACAACGAAGCAAACTTAAAACTGTTAAGAACACTGCTCGAAGATTTAGGCCATAAGGTTTCCGAAGCCAAAAATGGCGCCGAAGCCGTAGAACAGGTTCAAATTGAAGTGCCGGATCTGGTCTTTATGGACATTCAAATGCCGGTAATGGATGGCGTTGAAGCAACCAAAACCATTCGAAGTCTCGACGAACGTAAGTACCTACAAATCCCGATCATCGCACTAACCGCCCATGCACTTTCCGGCGAGAAAGAAGCGCTGATCCAAGCAGGTCTGAACGATTATCTAACAAAACCTGTATCTGAGGATCAGTTATCCGCAACCATTGCCAAGTGGGTAGATAAAGGGGTTGGTGCTACCTCGCAAGCGACAAATACGCCAATATTACTTGAACCGAATAGACCAAAACTTGAACTACCAGGAACTCAAATCAGCACTCAGCAAGGAATCCGACACGAAAACGCTTCTCAGGAAAATCCTACACAAGACAACTCTGAGATGAACGGTAACAGCGTGGATATTGAGGAGTGTTTGAAACTGGCAGCCAACAAGGAAGATCTCGCCAAAGATATGCTCAGCATGCTGGTTGCGAGCTTTGATCGAGACATTCCTCCTATTACCTCAGCCTTGGCTAATGGATCACGAAATGACTTATTGAACAGCGTCCACAAAGTACACGGCGGAACCCGATATACAGGGGTGCCTAAATTGAGGGAAATCTGTCATAACTTTGAAAGTGCAATCAAAGAAGATGCACCGAACGTACAAATCGAAGAGTATTATCAAGCATTTCTGGCCGAGGTAGACACCATTAAAGCCTGGGTAAGTGCATCTGACTGGATCGTGACTGATCAAAAATAA